One stretch of Bosea vaviloviae DNA includes these proteins:
- a CDS encoding amidohydrolase family protein — MSAFDERKIDCHVHILDPARFPYAPDVTYQPSGQEIGTAEQLAAVRNFYGVEHCLIVGPNSGYGNDNRCLLDAIRRGNGSYKGIAVVPNACDRETLMALQAMGIVGVAINATYHSVAYYADIAALIGHLEALGMYLQIQTQGDQFLGLLPHIEDRTVKILIDHCGRPIITDGLKQPGFAALCRLGASGRCFVKLSGFAKFSQERFPHRDVWPFIEALVEWYGLDGCMWASDWPHLRAPERMDYGPLLGMVDLLFPRAADRAKLLWDTPMRLFQFGA, encoded by the coding sequence ATGAGCGCATTTGACGAACGCAAGATCGACTGCCACGTCCACATCCTGGACCCTGCGCGGTTCCCTTACGCGCCGGATGTGACATACCAGCCATCGGGTCAGGAGATCGGTACCGCAGAGCAGTTGGCGGCTGTCCGCAATTTCTACGGCGTCGAACATTGCCTCATCGTCGGCCCCAATTCCGGCTACGGAAACGACAATCGCTGCCTGCTGGACGCAATCAGACGCGGCAATGGCAGCTATAAGGGCATCGCGGTCGTGCCAAACGCGTGCGATCGCGAAACGCTCATGGCCCTGCAGGCGATGGGGATTGTCGGGGTCGCCATCAACGCGACCTATCACAGCGTCGCGTACTATGCCGACATCGCTGCGCTGATCGGCCATCTCGAAGCGCTCGGCATGTATCTGCAGATTCAGACGCAAGGCGATCAGTTTCTCGGCCTGCTGCCGCATATCGAGGATCGCACTGTCAAAATCCTGATCGACCATTGCGGGAGGCCGATCATTACTGACGGGCTGAAACAGCCGGGCTTTGCCGCGCTATGCCGCCTTGGCGCCAGCGGACGCTGCTTCGTCAAACTCTCGGGCTTCGCCAAGTTCTCGCAGGAGCGCTTTCCGCACCGCGATGTCTGGCCGTTCATCGAGGCGCTGGTCGAGTGGTATGGCCTCGATGGCTGCATGTGGGCCTCCGACTGGCCACATCTGCGCGCGCCGGAGCGGATGGATTACGGGCCGCTGCTTGGGATGGTCGATCTGCTGTTTCCACGCGCCGCAGATCGAGCCAAGCTCCTGTGGGATACGCCGATGCGCCTGTTCCAGTTCGGCGCGTGA
- a CDS encoding ABC transporter permease: MSREIPRLAGPVQADTPLREKVLRRLRNRPTTRGAVILLGIMVVLALLAPVIAPQNPHDLGALSVMDNRLAPGEQGMAGFTYWLGSDAQGRDMFSAILYGLRTSLLVGLASTIGALSIGILAGLAAAQFGGAVDAVLMRIVDFMLGFPSILVALVLLASIGRGVDKVILAIVLVQWAQYTRLMRAAALVERRKEYIEAAVNFGLPTRHIMLAHLLPNSVGAVLVVASISIASAITLEATLSFLGVGVPVTQPSLGLLIANGFEFLLSGEYWIAVFPGIALVLLIMSLNLVGDRLRRSFNVRA; encoded by the coding sequence ATGAGCCGGGAGATTCCTCGCCTCGCCGGGCCGGTGCAGGCCGATACGCCCTTGCGCGAAAAGGTCCTGCGCCGCCTGCGCAACCGGCCGACGACGCGCGGCGCCGTGATCCTGCTCGGCATCATGGTGGTGCTCGCCCTGCTGGCGCCGGTGATCGCGCCGCAGAACCCGCATGATCTCGGCGCGCTCAGCGTGATGGACAACCGGCTGGCGCCCGGCGAGCAGGGCATGGCCGGCTTCACCTACTGGCTCGGCAGCGATGCCCAGGGCCGCGACATGTTCAGCGCCATCCTCTACGGCCTGCGCACCAGCCTGCTCGTCGGCCTCGCCTCCACCATTGGCGCGCTTTCGATCGGCATCCTCGCCGGGCTCGCCGCGGCGCAGTTCGGCGGCGCGGTCGACGCCGTGCTGATGCGCATCGTCGACTTCATGCTCGGCTTTCCCTCGATCCTGGTCGCGCTCGTGCTGCTGGCCTCGATCGGACGCGGCGTCGACAAGGTCATCCTCGCCATCGTGCTGGTGCAATGGGCGCAGTATACCCGTTTGATGCGGGCGGCAGCGCTGGTCGAGCGGCGCAAGGAGTATATCGAGGCCGCGGTGAATTTTGGCCTGCCGACCCGCCACATCATGCTGGCGCATCTGCTGCCGAACTCGGTCGGCGCCGTGCTCGTCGTCGCCAGCATCAGCATCGCGTCGGCGATCACGCTGGAGGCGACCCTGTCCTTCCTCGGCGTCGGCGTGCCGGTGACACAGCCCTCGCTCGGCCTCCTCATCGCCAACGGCTTCGAGTTCCTGCTCTCCGGCGAGTACTGGATCGCCGTCTTCCCCGGCATCGCGCTGGTGCTGCTGATCATGTCGCTCAATCTCGTCGGCGACCGCCTGCGCCGCAGCTTCAACGTGCGCGCATGA
- a CDS encoding hydrolase, which produces MTTLVLDPPQGRSTLPFIDARHPQRPLQVNVYRPARHRPEDEVVFVQHGMLRNGDDYRDFWIDAAEKHNLLIVAPTFGNDHFPKAEGYNNGLVVGADGAIAAEDDWLYAVPARVLAALRQAGVTKRDKVRLFGHSAGGQFVHRLLATQEQTPFETAFAANSGWYTLPTLERRFPEGLDGLGLGEAELARWLAWPMVIFAGNQDIVTSDPNLPAQVEALAQGPMRYARAHFVLDFAKAEAARRGLACNWSLITVPGIGHDGAAMSRAAAACWFEGRIPTAEELKPEAAPVA; this is translated from the coding sequence ATGACCACGCTCGTTCTCGATCCGCCGCAGGGGCGCAGCACCCTGCCTTTCATCGACGCCCGTCACCCGCAGCGGCCCTTGCAGGTCAATGTCTACCGGCCGGCACGCCATCGCCCGGAGGACGAGGTCGTTTTCGTCCAGCATGGCATGCTGCGCAATGGCGACGACTACCGCGACTTCTGGATCGACGCCGCCGAAAAGCACAATTTGCTGATCGTCGCCCCGACCTTCGGCAACGACCACTTCCCCAAGGCGGAAGGCTACAACAACGGTCTCGTCGTCGGCGCAGACGGCGCCATCGCCGCAGAAGACGACTGGCTCTATGCCGTGCCCGCCCGGGTGCTGGCGGCGCTGCGCCAGGCCGGCGTGACCAAGCGCGACAAGGTCAGGCTGTTTGGCCATTCCGCCGGCGGCCAGTTCGTCCACCGCCTGCTGGCGACGCAAGAGCAGACGCCGTTCGAGACGGCCTTCGCCGCCAATTCGGGCTGGTACACCCTGCCGACGCTGGAGCGGCGCTTCCCGGAGGGCCTCGACGGGCTCGGCCTCGGCGAGGCGGAGCTGGCGCGCTGGCTGGCCTGGCCGATGGTGATCTTCGCCGGCAACCAGGACATCGTCACCAGCGATCCCAACCTGCCGGCGCAAGTCGAGGCCTTGGCGCAGGGGCCGATGCGCTATGCGCGGGCGCATTTCGTCCTCGACTTCGCCAAAGCGGAGGCGGCGCGGCGCGGCCTGGCCTGCAACTGGTCGCTGATCACCGTGCCCGGCATCGGCCATGATGGGGCGGCGATGTCGCGCGCCGCCGCAGCCTGCTGGTTCGAGGGCCGCATTCCTACGGCCGAGGAGTTGAAGCCGGAGGCAGCGCCGGTGGCTTGA
- a CDS encoding ABC transporter permease: MTAYVLQRLIQSVLVLLAVSVVVFFAVYGIGDPIELLVSPQASAADRQALIARLGLDLPVWQQYLAFMGNALKGDLGRSFVHGVSALQLILARLPATFELVLLAMTLALTVGIPLGLMIGLNPDSRRARIVMAGTVLGFSLPSFWKGMMLILLFAVLLGWLPTAGRGETVSLLGLQTSLLTLDGLRHIALPALNLAIPNLALIVRLVAAGTTETMTQDYVKYARAKGVRPRRIVNRHVLRNILIPIVTVVGVEFGSLVAFSTITETVFAWPGMGKLLIDSVYQLDRPVVVAYVLLATLLFVTVNFLVDVLYAALDPRVKLAGEQA, translated from the coding sequence ATGACCGCCTATGTCCTGCAGCGGCTGATCCAGAGCGTGCTCGTGCTGCTCGCCGTCTCGGTCGTGGTCTTCTTCGCCGTCTACGGCATCGGCGACCCGATCGAGCTCCTGGTCTCGCCGCAGGCCAGCGCGGCGGACCGGCAGGCGCTGATCGCGCGGCTCGGGCTCGATCTGCCGGTCTGGCAGCAATACCTGGCCTTCATGGGCAACGCGCTGAAGGGCGATCTCGGCCGCTCCTTCGTCCATGGCGTATCGGCGCTGCAATTGATCCTGGCGCGATTGCCGGCGACCTTCGAGCTGGTGCTGCTGGCCATGACGCTGGCGCTCACCGTGGGCATCCCGCTCGGGCTGATGATCGGCCTCAACCCCGACAGCCGGCGCGCCCGCATCGTCATGGCCGGAACCGTGCTCGGCTTCTCCTTGCCGAGCTTCTGGAAGGGCATGATGCTGATCCTGCTCTTTGCCGTGCTGCTCGGCTGGCTGCCGACGGCAGGGCGCGGCGAGACGGTCTCGCTGCTCGGCCTCCAGACCAGCCTGCTGACGTTGGACGGGCTCAGGCACATCGCCTTGCCCGCCCTCAACCTGGCGATCCCGAACCTCGCGCTGATCGTGCGCCTCGTCGCCGCCGGCACCACCGAGACGATGACGCAGGACTATGTGAAATACGCCCGCGCCAAGGGTGTGCGGCCCCGGCGTATCGTCAATCGGCATGTGCTGCGCAACATCCTGATCCCGATCGTCACCGTGGTCGGCGTCGAATTCGGCAGCCTCGTCGCGTTCTCGACCATCACCGAGACCGTCTTCGCCTGGCCGGGCATGGGCAAGCTCCTGATCGACTCGGTCTACCAGCTCGACCGGCCCGTGGTCGTCGCCTACGTCCTCCTGGCAACGCTGCTCTTCGTCACCGTCAACTTCCTGGTCGATGTGCTCTATGCCGCGCTCGACCCGCGGGTGAAACTCGCCGGAGAGCAGGCATGA
- a CDS encoding Bug family tripartite tricarboxylate transporter substrate binding protein, with amino-acid sequence MQAHEVSRPRHRGRRSQSILGPRNRVLQDNITKGEMMTDTNTLTRRSFLAATGTGASALALASPAYAAYPDRPIKWIVPYAAGGGADIIARLVGSAMSAKLGQAIVIENRPGASTNIGADAVAKAPPDGYTLLTADNGTLVNNTALFAKLPFDPDRDLRPVGLLARFHLVLSAARSSPIASAKDFAERAKSTADGLNFGSPGVGSPHHLTMARLTRDLGLRLTHVPYRGMAPMIADLLSGSVETGMVDYAAGGELMRSGQVRPLAVCSPKRLAALPDVPTIDEAYGRSGFEAYAWQGLMTTGKASDEVAGILGKAHAAALADAALRARMNELGVEPLAGGPAEFAQLIQSERQLWVPLIRELGLNLN; translated from the coding sequence ATGCAGGCCCATGAAGTCAGCCGTCCCCGGCATCGAGGCCGGCGATCACAGTCAATCCTGGGGCCACGCAACCGAGTTTTACAAGACAACATCACAAAGGGGGAGATGATGACCGATACCAACACACTGACACGCAGAAGCTTCCTGGCGGCAACTGGTACCGGCGCTAGTGCCCTGGCCTTGGCTTCGCCAGCCTACGCTGCCTATCCGGACCGGCCGATCAAATGGATCGTGCCATATGCCGCGGGCGGCGGAGCCGACATCATCGCGCGCCTCGTGGGCAGCGCGATGAGCGCGAAGCTGGGTCAAGCGATCGTCATCGAGAACCGGCCGGGTGCATCGACCAATATCGGGGCGGACGCGGTGGCAAAGGCGCCCCCTGACGGCTACACCCTCTTGACCGCGGACAATGGCACGCTGGTCAACAACACCGCCCTTTTCGCAAAACTCCCGTTTGATCCGGATCGCGACCTGCGGCCGGTCGGGCTGCTCGCACGCTTCCATCTCGTCCTGAGCGCAGCACGCTCATCGCCGATCGCGAGCGCGAAAGATTTTGCAGAGCGCGCCAAGTCGACGGCAGATGGCCTCAATTTCGGCTCGCCTGGCGTAGGATCGCCGCATCACCTGACCATGGCGAGGCTGACACGGGATCTGGGATTGCGCCTGACCCATGTGCCCTATCGCGGGATGGCGCCGATGATCGCCGACCTGCTGTCAGGCAGCGTCGAAACCGGGATGGTCGACTATGCCGCAGGCGGCGAATTGATGCGCTCAGGCCAGGTTCGCCCGCTCGCCGTGTGCTCGCCCAAGCGATTGGCGGCCTTGCCGGACGTCCCGACGATCGACGAGGCCTATGGCCGATCAGGGTTCGAAGCCTATGCATGGCAGGGTTTGATGACGACCGGGAAGGCCTCCGACGAGGTGGCCGGAATTCTTGGCAAGGCTCACGCCGCCGCCCTGGCAGACGCTGCCTTGCGCGCGCGGATGAACGAGTTGGGCGTGGAGCCCCTGGCGGGCGGGCCTGCGGAATTCGCGCAGCTGATCCAGTCTGAAAGACAATTATGGGTGCCGCTCATCCGTGAGCTCGGGCTCAATCTCAACTAG
- a CDS encoding ABC transporter ATP-binding protein has protein sequence MSEPLFELRGVRKYFRGKANMAERILTAIGRHAPPATLKAVDGVDLSIRRGEVLGLVGESGCGKSTLARIATGILPPTAGEVFYKGRSAATLKGKERLDYLLKVQMIFQDPYASLDPRMRVSRIVGEALAVHKLVPKAELNGAVDRALSEVGLDLAYRERYPHQFSGGQRQRIGIARALAVKPDFLVCDEPVSALDVSIQAQVINLFMDVRARHGLTYLFVSHDLGLVRHISDRVAIMYLGRIVEIGSATAIFAEPAHPYSAALIKAIPSAARRKSSFQPLKGELPSPLAPPPGCPFHPRCEHAMAVCREVRPDLVEIAPGRSAACHLHTIAKAA, from the coding sequence ATGAGCGAGCCCCTGTTCGAACTGCGCGGCGTCCGCAAATATTTCCGCGGCAAGGCCAATATGGCCGAGCGCATCCTGACCGCGATCGGCCGGCACGCGCCGCCGGCGACGCTCAAGGCGGTCGACGGCGTCGATCTCAGCATCAGGAGGGGCGAAGTGCTCGGCCTGGTCGGCGAATCCGGCTGCGGCAAGTCGACCTTGGCGCGCATCGCCACCGGCATCCTGCCGCCGACCGCGGGCGAGGTCTTCTACAAGGGCCGCTCGGCCGCGACGCTGAAGGGCAAGGAACGGCTCGATTACCTGCTCAAGGTGCAGATGATCTTCCAGGACCCTTATGCCTCGCTCGATCCGCGCATGCGGGTGAGCCGCATCGTCGGCGAAGCGCTTGCGGTCCACAAGCTCGTGCCGAAGGCGGAGCTCAATGGTGCGGTCGACCGGGCGCTGAGCGAAGTCGGGCTCGATCTCGCCTATCGCGAGCGCTACCCGCACCAGTTCTCCGGCGGCCAGCGCCAACGCATCGGCATTGCCCGCGCGCTCGCGGTGAAGCCCGATTTCCTGGTCTGCGACGAGCCGGTCTCGGCGCTGGACGTCTCGATCCAGGCGCAGGTGATCAACCTGTTCATGGATGTGCGCGCGCGGCACGGGCTGACCTATCTTTTCGTCAGCCACGATCTCGGCCTGGTCCGCCATATCAGCGACCGCGTCGCGATCATGTATCTCGGCCGCATCGTCGAGATCGGCAGCGCGACCGCGATCTTCGCCGAGCCGGCGCACCCCTATAGCGCCGCGCTGATCAAGGCGATTCCCTCGGCAGCGCGGCGCAAGAGCAGCTTCCAGCCGCTGAAGGGCGAATTGCCGTCGCCGCTGGCTCCGCCCCCGGGCTGCCCCTTCCACCCACGCTGCGAGCACGCCATGGCGGTCTGCCGCGAGGTCCGTCCGGACCTCGTCGAGATCGCGCCTGGCCGCAGCGCGGCCTGCCACCTGCACACGATAGCGAAAGCCGCATGA
- a CDS encoding ABC transporter ATP-binding protein: MSEAPLLSVRGLKTVFHAQDGAWPAVDGVDFTVAKGEVLGLVGESGSGKSVTGFSLVQLIDPPGEVVAGEVLFDGTDLRAASQERLRQLRGDRIAMIFQDPLMTLNPVLSIGEQMSEAILEHRDCSRIEALAKAAKALARVGISSPETRLKQFPHEFSGGMRQRVAIATALLNDPDLIIADEPTTALDVTIQAQILYEVQKLSRETGAAVIWITHDLAVVAELADRVAVMYAGRIVEIGDVETVLDRPCHPYTLGLLNSSASMVAPGARLHQIDGVAPRIDSRPSGCPFRPRCERVLPICADSDPPPQAYDGRTLRCHNPVPAAPEPKLVAA, encoded by the coding sequence ATGAGTGAAGCTCCCCTCCTTTCCGTGCGCGGCCTCAAGACCGTGTTCCATGCGCAGGATGGCGCCTGGCCGGCGGTGGACGGCGTCGATTTCACTGTCGCCAAGGGTGAGGTGCTCGGCCTTGTCGGCGAATCCGGCTCGGGCAAGTCGGTGACCGGCTTCTCGCTGGTGCAACTGATCGACCCGCCGGGCGAGGTCGTTGCCGGCGAGGTGCTGTTCGATGGCACCGATCTGCGTGCCGCCTCGCAGGAGCGCCTGCGCCAATTGCGCGGCGACCGGATCGCGATGATCTTCCAGGATCCGCTGATGACGCTGAACCCGGTGCTCAGCATCGGCGAGCAGATGAGCGAGGCGATCCTCGAGCATCGCGACTGCAGCCGCATTGAGGCGCTCGCCAAGGCGGCAAAAGCGCTGGCGCGGGTCGGCATCTCCTCGCCGGAAACCCGGTTGAAGCAGTTCCCGCATGAATTCTCCGGCGGCATGCGCCAGCGCGTGGCGATCGCGACCGCGCTCCTGAACGACCCCGACCTGATCATCGCCGACGAGCCGACCACCGCGCTCGACGTCACCATCCAGGCGCAGATCCTCTACGAGGTGCAGAAGCTCTCGCGCGAGACCGGCGCCGCGGTGATCTGGATCACCCATGACCTTGCCGTGGTCGCCGAGCTCGCCGACCGGGTGGCGGTGATGTACGCCGGGCGCATCGTCGAGATCGGCGATGTCGAGACAGTGCTCGACCGGCCGTGCCACCCCTATACGCTCGGCCTGCTCAACTCCTCGGCCAGCATGGTCGCGCCGGGCGCGCGCCTGCACCAGATCGACGGCGTCGCGCCGCGCATCGACTCGCGCCCCTCCGGCTGCCCGTTCCGGCCACGTTGCGAGCGGGTTCTGCCCATCTGCGCCGACAGCGATCCACCGCCGCAGGCCTATGACGGCCGCACCCTGCGCTGCCACAACCCCGTGCCGGCAGCCCCCGAGCCGAAGCTGGTGGCAGCATGA
- a CDS encoding ABC transporter substrate-binding protein, whose amino-acid sequence MRQRMLITILLGASMLGANMLSAPAMAQTLRIALASEPTAVDPHYHDLTPNNALAMHIFDGLVLQDEKQALRPGLAASWENDGKNRWTFKLRQGVTFTNGKPFTAEDVVFTFCRTLKNETKVSGSFADITGNFASVETPDAHTLVINTTEPEPLLPTLLSGLPILTASIVEHGPISYDVAKNCGVTGPWPAVNNFNDGTAAIGTGPYKLKSYVRGSAIELERNPTYWGPAEPWASVRFVPVTNAGPRLAGLLAGDYDVIENPAARDLARIKGDKRFGHVITPSTRVIYFQLDVGRDQSPFVKAEDGKNPLKDARVRKAMSLAIDRDAIVKRIMDGAAEPAYQYLPTGMSGTLANPPKLAYDPAAAKKLLAEAGYPNGFQLTLSSTNDRYINDSQITQAVAQYLTQIGIKTEVDAMTRAIYFPRRAKKEFSVALGGWGSGTGEAASFLRQWPPTPNEAKTLGGSNYGGYKNDEFDKVIRAAVTTLDDTKRAELLQQAMTLVLADGAFIPLHFESGIWAFKSELAVAGRADQFMLAMSVKPAK is encoded by the coding sequence ATGCGTCAGCGCATGCTCATCACCATCCTGCTCGGCGCCAGCATGCTGGGCGCCAATATGCTCAGCGCTCCTGCCATGGCGCAGACGCTGCGCATCGCGCTCGCCTCCGAGCCGACCGCCGTCGACCCGCATTATCACGACCTCACCCCGAACAACGCGCTCGCGATGCATATCTTCGACGGGCTCGTGCTTCAGGATGAGAAGCAGGCGCTGCGGCCCGGCCTTGCCGCGTCCTGGGAGAATGACGGCAAGAATCGCTGGACCTTCAAGCTGCGCCAGGGCGTGACGTTCACGAACGGCAAGCCCTTCACCGCCGAGGACGTGGTCTTCACCTTCTGCCGCACGCTGAAGAACGAGACCAAGGTCTCCGGTTCCTTCGCCGACATCACCGGCAATTTCGCCTCGGTCGAGACACCGGATGCGCACACGCTCGTCATCAACACGACCGAGCCCGAGCCGCTGCTGCCGACCCTGTTGTCGGGCCTGCCGATCCTCACGGCCTCCATCGTCGAGCATGGCCCGATCAGCTACGATGTCGCCAAGAATTGCGGCGTCACCGGGCCCTGGCCTGCGGTCAATAATTTCAACGACGGCACGGCCGCGATCGGCACCGGGCCTTACAAGCTGAAGTCCTATGTGCGTGGCTCGGCGATCGAGCTCGAGCGCAACCCGACCTATTGGGGGCCTGCCGAGCCCTGGGCGAGCGTGCGCTTCGTGCCGGTGACCAATGCCGGCCCGCGCCTCGCCGGCCTGCTCGCCGGCGATTACGACGTGATCGAGAACCCCGCCGCGCGCGACCTTGCCCGGATCAAGGGCGACAAGCGCTTCGGCCATGTCATCACGCCCTCGACCCGGGTGATCTACTTCCAGCTCGACGTCGGCCGCGACCAGAGCCCCTTCGTCAAGGCCGAGGACGGCAAGAACCCGCTCAAGGACGCCCGCGTGCGCAAGGCGATGTCGCTCGCCATCGACCGCGACGCCATCGTCAAGCGGATCATGGATGGCGCCGCCGAGCCGGCCTACCAGTACCTGCCGACAGGCATGTCCGGCACGCTGGCGAACCCGCCCAAGCTTGCCTATGACCCGGCTGCGGCCAAGAAGCTGCTGGCCGAGGCCGGCTACCCCAACGGCTTCCAGCTCACCTTGTCCTCGACCAATGACCGCTACATCAACGACAGCCAGATCACCCAGGCCGTGGCGCAATACCTGACCCAGATCGGCATCAAGACCGAGGTCGATGCGATGACGCGGGCGATCTATTTCCCGCGCCGCGCCAAGAAGGAATTCAGCGTCGCGCTCGGCGGCTGGGGCTCGGGGACCGGCGAGGCCGCCTCCTTCCTGCGGCAGTGGCCGCCGACCCCCAACGAGGCCAAGACGCTCGGCGGCTCGAACTATGGCGGCTACAAGAACGACGAATTCGACAAGGTGATCCGCGCCGCGGTCACGACGCTCGACGACACAAAGCGCGCTGAATTGCTGCAGCAGGCGATGACGCTCGTCCTTGCCGACGGCGCCTTCATCCCGCTCCACTTCGAGAGCGGCATCTGGGCCTTCAAGTCCGAGTTGGCGGTCGCCGGCCGTGCCGACCAGTTCATGCTCGCCATGTCGGTGAAGCCGGCGAAGTAA
- the hmgA gene encoding homogentisate 1,2-dioxygenase, with protein MTAQAPSPLGQIASGSGITAGYMSGFGNGFETEALPGALPVGRNSPQKCPYGLYAEQISGSPFTAPRTTNERSWLYRIRPTVAHWGRFTRMAPGLWCSAPHPAADLPIGPLRWDPQEIPSEPTSFIEGIRTITTCGDVSAQSGMAAHVYVATRSMQDQYFYNADAEMLIVPEQGRLRFRTEFGVIAIEPGEIVVIPRGIKFTVELVEGSARGYICENYGGALTLPERGPIGANCLANPRDFLTPVAAYEDRDAAGTMMVKWGGHLWACDLAHSPLDVVAWHGNYAPYKYDLRRYAPVGPILFDHADPSIFTVLTSPSETPGTANIDFVLFSDRWLVAENTFRPPWYHINVMSEFMGLVYGVYDAKTEGGFVPGGISLHNSMLPHGPDVDAFEKASNSELKPHKLENTLAFMFESRFPQAVTPYAAENGTLQRDYGHYGAKLAKHFDPGRREPR; from the coding sequence ATGACCGCTCAAGCACCATCGCCCCTCGGCCAGATCGCGTCGGGCTCGGGAATCACGGCGGGCTACATGTCGGGTTTCGGCAACGGTTTTGAGACCGAGGCGCTGCCCGGAGCCCTGCCCGTCGGCCGCAACTCGCCCCAGAAATGCCCTTACGGCCTCTATGCCGAGCAGATCTCGGGCTCGCCGTTTACGGCACCGCGCACCACCAATGAGAGATCCTGGCTGTATCGGATCCGCCCGACCGTGGCGCATTGGGGACGCTTCACCAGGATGGCTCCCGGTTTGTGGTGTTCGGCGCCGCATCCGGCAGCGGATCTGCCGATCGGGCCGCTGCGCTGGGACCCCCAGGAGATCCCGAGCGAGCCGACGTCCTTCATCGAGGGCATTCGCACGATCACGACCTGCGGCGACGTCAGCGCGCAAAGCGGCATGGCGGCCCATGTCTACGTCGCCACACGCTCGATGCAGGACCAGTATTTCTACAATGCCGATGCGGAGATGCTGATCGTGCCCGAGCAGGGCCGGCTGAGGTTTCGAACCGAATTTGGCGTGATCGCGATCGAGCCCGGCGAAATCGTCGTCATTCCTCGCGGCATCAAGTTCACTGTCGAACTCGTCGAGGGATCCGCACGCGGCTACATCTGCGAGAATTATGGTGGCGCCTTGACGCTGCCGGAGCGTGGGCCCATCGGCGCGAATTGTCTTGCCAATCCGCGCGACTTCCTCACGCCCGTTGCCGCCTATGAGGACCGCGATGCGGCGGGCACAATGATGGTCAAATGGGGCGGACACCTTTGGGCCTGCGATCTCGCCCATTCACCCCTGGATGTCGTGGCCTGGCACGGGAACTATGCCCCGTACAAATACGATCTGCGTCGATACGCGCCGGTCGGCCCGATCCTGTTCGATCACGCCGATCCCTCGATCTTCACCGTGCTGACCTCGCCGTCGGAGACGCCCGGCACTGCCAATATCGACTTCGTCCTGTTCTCCGACCGATGGCTTGTGGCGGAGAACACCTTCCGGCCGCCCTGGTACCACATCAATGTGATGAGCGAGTTCATGGGGCTGGTCTACGGCGTCTACGACGCCAAGACCGAAGGCGGTTTCGTGCCGGGCGGCATCAGCCTCCACAACAGCATGCTGCCGCATGGTCCCGATGTCGACGCTTTTGAGAAGGCCTCGAACAGCGAGTTGAAGCCCCACAAACTCGAGAACACCCTCGCTTTCATGTTCGAGAGCCGTTTCCCGCAGGCCGTGACCCCCTACGCCGCTGAGAACGGCACCTTGCAGCGCGACTATGGACACTACGGAGCCAAGCTCGCCAAGCATTTCGATCCGGGACGTCGCGAGCCGCGATAA
- a CDS encoding MurR/RpiR family transcriptional regulator: MSRALKPTTDLANRIAQIYPSLSEGHRKAADFVLQSPLDSATVTIEGLAEKSGTSTATVTRFVRALGYRNYGDFRAALSTALKVAMGPVEGLADARATAGSVFATMATTLQREANNLDEAIATLEEETVNRAIALFLKARRIFIVGSGASYYVGAFLEDGLALYLDADVVFASSRGGPERAVRHMLSAGPDDVVIAISLPRYSRNTLELAKFARKRGAVLIALTDGPSSPLVPLADMTFFAPARNSFLPNSPTAAFAVAGALITTLARERPDAVEALKGLSESLLWTFHY; the protein is encoded by the coding sequence ATGTCACGCGCCCTGAAACCGACGACGGACCTCGCCAATCGCATCGCCCAAATCTACCCCTCGCTCAGCGAGGGCCATCGCAAGGCGGCCGACTTCGTCCTGCAGAGCCCGCTCGATTCCGCGACCGTGACGATCGAGGGGCTGGCCGAAAAGAGCGGCACCTCGACCGCGACCGTGACCCGCTTCGTCCGGGCCTTGGGCTACCGCAATTATGGCGATTTCCGCGCGGCCTTGTCGACGGCGCTCAAGGTCGCGATGGGGCCGGTGGAAGGTCTTGCCGATGCCCGCGCCACGGCCGGCTCGGTCTTCGCGACCATGGCGACGACCCTGCAGCGCGAGGCCAACAATCTCGACGAGGCGATCGCGACGCTGGAGGAGGAGACGGTCAACCGCGCCATCGCCCTGTTCCTGAAAGCGCGCCGCATCTTCATCGTCGGCTCCGGCGCGAGCTACTATGTCGGCGCCTTCCTGGAGGACGGGCTCGCGCTCTATCTCGACGCCGACGTCGTCTTCGCCTCCTCGCGTGGCGGGCCGGAACGCGCCGTCCGCCATATGCTCTCGGCCGGGCCCGACGACGTCGTCATCGCGATCTCGCTGCCACGCTATTCGCGCAACACGCTTGAGCTCGCCAAGTTCGCCAGGAAGCGCGGCGCCGTCCTGATCGCCCTGACCGACGGACCGTCATCGCCGCTGGTGCCGCTGGCCGACATGACCTTCTTCGCGCCGGCTCGCAACAGCTTCCTGCCGAACTCGCCGACCGCCGCCTTTGCCGTCGCTGGCGCGCTGATCACCACCCTGGCACGCGAGCGCCCAGATGCGGTCGAGGCGCTGAAGGGGCTGAGCGAGAGCCTGCTCTGGACCTTCCACTATTAG